The following proteins are encoded in a genomic region of Rubrobacter xylanophilus DSM 9941:
- the hisIE gene encoding bifunctional phosphoribosyl-AMP cyclohydrolase/phosphoribosyl-ATP diphosphatase HisIE: MGVTERVRFDEKGLVPVVAQDAEDGAVLMVAYADREAVERTLATGEAHYYSRSRGELWRKGQTSGNTQRVVEVRVDCDGDTLLYLVEPRGPACHTGERTCFFATLAGEGVGVSAGRGEDGVGLGAMLERLAGTIAARRRERPEGSYTASLMERGTGYVAQKVGEEAVEVVVAALRGERLAEEAADLVYHLLVLLEERGVGTGEVARVLRDRHR, encoded by the coding sequence GTGGGCGTGACGGAGCGGGTGCGGTTCGACGAGAAGGGGCTGGTCCCCGTGGTGGCCCAGGACGCCGAGGACGGGGCCGTGCTCATGGTCGCCTACGCCGACCGCGAGGCGGTGGAGAGGACGCTCGCGACCGGCGAGGCCCACTACTACTCGCGCTCCCGCGGGGAGCTCTGGCGCAAGGGGCAGACCAGCGGCAACACCCAGCGGGTCGTCGAGGTGCGGGTGGACTGCGACGGGGACACCCTGCTCTACCTGGTGGAGCCGCGCGGCCCCGCCTGCCACACCGGCGAGCGGACCTGCTTCTTCGCCACGCTCGCCGGGGAGGGCGTCGGGGTCTCCGCCGGGCGCGGCGAGGACGGGGTCGGGCTCGGGGCGATGCTGGAGCGGCTCGCCGGCACCATCGCCGCCCGGCGCCGGGAGAGGCCCGAGGGCTCCTACACGGCGAGCCTCATGGAGCGGGGGACGGGCTACGTGGCCCAGAAGGTGGGCGAGGAGGCGGTGGAGGTGGTGGTCGCGGCCCTGCGCGGCGAGCGGCTGGCCGAGGAGGCCGCCGACCTCGTCTACCACCTGCTGGTGCTGCTGGAGGAGCGCGGGGTGGGGACCGGGGAGGTGGCGAGGGTTCTGCGTGACAGGCACCGCTAG
- a CDS encoding DUF429 domain-containing protein, producing the protein MRFAGCAPAWRPGEAGKKPSCLVVLDGRGGLISNSFPEDARKIAGAVEEHAAEGILVGIDAPLAVPNERGTRPIERVLSRVFLPAYSASRRMFRGRPFAEELLAELQRVGVEYTDYPLPGREGRWAVEVNSAAALRVLALERSGERNGGLARRLREAPELRYRKGNKEGRAAALREAISILWDTPGLRLRTGGLTDDLSSAENVDLSRLEVTPQLSHAELDRIVGLVEATLAAYTVHRHWRGRDGSMVVGSGREGAVMLPAGRELYELLSAGCREEGVPYV; encoded by the coding sequence GTGAGGTTCGCCGGCTGCGCCCCGGCCTGGCGCCCCGGAGAGGCGGGGAAGAAGCCCTCCTGCCTGGTGGTGCTCGACGGGCGGGGCGGGCTCATCTCCAACTCCTTCCCCGAGGACGCCCGGAAGATCGCCGGGGCCGTGGAGGAGCACGCCGCGGAGGGGATCCTCGTCGGCATAGACGCCCCGCTCGCCGTGCCCAACGAGCGCGGCACCCGCCCCATAGAGCGGGTCCTCTCGCGGGTCTTTCTGCCGGCGTACTCGGCGAGCCGCCGCATGTTCCGCGGCCGGCCGTTCGCCGAGGAGCTATTGGCCGAGCTGCAGAGGGTCGGGGTGGAGTACACCGACTACCCGCTCCCCGGGCGGGAGGGGCGCTGGGCCGTGGAGGTCAACTCCGCGGCGGCGCTGCGGGTGCTGGCCCTGGAGCGCTCGGGCGAGAGGAACGGCGGGCTGGCCCGGCGGCTCAGGGAGGCCCCGGAGCTCCGCTACAGAAAGGGCAACAAGGAGGGCCGGGCCGCGGCGCTGCGGGAGGCGATCTCCATCCTCTGGGACACCCCCGGGCTGCGGCTGCGGACCGGGGGCCTCACGGACGACCTCTCCTCCGCCGAGAACGTGGACCTCTCGCGGCTGGAGGTCACCCCGCAGCTCTCCCACGCCGAGCTGGACAGGATAGTGGGGCTCGTCGAGGCCACCCTCGCCGCCTACACCGTGCACCGCCACTGGCGGGGCCGCGACGGCTCGATGGTGGTCGGGTCGGGGCGCGAGGGAGCGGTCATGCTCCCCGCCGGGAGGGAGCTCTACGAGCTCCTCTCCGCCGGCTGCCGGGAGGAGGGGGTCCCCTACGTCTGA
- the trpE gene encoding anthranilate synthase component I, producing MTGTARLELVPSLGEARRLARAHDVVPVYAEFIGDLETPISAVLRFAGEEHVFLLESAEAAERFGRYSFLGFDPKRTLSYRRGTYTVVDADGVRELPAKDPFRGLAAIVGRKSVAPLPHLPAFVGGAVGYFAYDAVRYLERLPEAPPDDLGVPEAYFAITDTLVVFDHLRHKVLVISLVDASRLRDVQGEGFAAAYRRAADDIRRVAEQLAAPLERGRGLSSGPPGRLEISSNFTRGAYEAAVERAKEYIRAGDAFQIVPSQRFAAEVGDLDPLLLYRGLRTVNPSPYMTYLKFGDLALVGASPEPLVRVEGRRVMTRPIAGTRRRGESPEEDAALAGELLADAKERAEHVMLVDLGRNDLGRVCEVGSVEVTSFMEIERYSHVMHIVSTVEGNLRENLTALDALAAAFPAGTVSGAPKVRAMEIIDELEPTRRGPYAGATGYYGVDGRLDTCITLRTALLKGGRAYFQAGGGVVADSVPKLEYEETRNKARAMERALEVARSPRLWLG from the coding sequence GTGACAGGCACCGCTAGGCTGGAGCTGGTCCCCTCTTTGGGCGAGGCGCGGAGGCTCGCCCGCGCCCACGACGTGGTCCCCGTGTACGCCGAGTTCATCGGGGACCTGGAGACCCCCATCTCCGCGGTGTTGCGGTTCGCCGGCGAGGAGCACGTCTTTTTGCTGGAGAGCGCCGAGGCGGCCGAGCGCTTCGGGCGCTACTCCTTTCTCGGCTTCGACCCAAAGCGCACCCTCTCCTACCGGCGGGGGACCTACACCGTGGTGGACGCCGACGGGGTGCGGGAGCTCCCCGCGAAGGACCCCTTCCGGGGGCTCGCCGCCATCGTGGGGCGAAAGAGCGTCGCCCCGCTGCCCCACCTTCCGGCCTTCGTCGGGGGGGCGGTGGGCTACTTCGCCTACGACGCTGTGCGCTACCTGGAGCGGCTGCCGGAGGCCCCCCCGGACGACCTCGGCGTCCCGGAGGCGTACTTCGCCATCACCGACACGCTGGTGGTCTTCGACCACCTCAGGCACAAGGTGCTGGTGATCTCGCTGGTCGACGCCTCCAGGCTGCGCGACGTGCAGGGCGAGGGGTTCGCCGCGGCCTACCGCCGGGCCGCCGACGACATCCGGCGGGTTGCCGAGCAGCTCGCGGCCCCGCTCGAGCGCGGGAGGGGCCTCTCCTCCGGCCCGCCGGGGAGGCTCGAGATCTCCTCCAACTTCACCCGCGGGGCCTACGAGGCGGCCGTCGAGCGGGCCAAGGAGTACATCCGGGCGGGGGACGCCTTCCAGATAGTGCCCTCCCAGCGCTTTGCGGCCGAGGTGGGCGACCTGGACCCGCTGCTGCTCTACCGGGGGCTCAGGACGGTGAACCCCTCCCCCTATATGACCTACCTGAAGTTCGGTGACCTGGCGCTGGTGGGGGCCTCCCCGGAGCCGCTGGTGCGGGTCGAGGGGCGGCGGGTGATGACCCGCCCCATAGCGGGCACCCGGCGGCGCGGGGAGAGCCCGGAGGAGGACGCGGCGCTGGCCGGGGAGCTGCTCGCCGACGCCAAGGAGCGGGCGGAGCACGTGATGCTCGTGGACCTCGGGCGCAACGATCTGGGGCGGGTCTGCGAGGTCGGAAGCGTGGAGGTCACGAGCTTTATGGAGATAGAGCGCTACTCGCACGTGATGCACATCGTCTCCACGGTGGAGGGAAACCTGCGGGAGAACCTCACGGCGCTCGACGCCCTCGCCGCGGCCTTCCCCGCGGGGACCGTCTCGGGGGCCCCGAAGGTGCGGGCGATGGAGATCATCGACGAGCTCGAGCCAACCCGCCGCGGGCCCTACGCGGGGGCCACCGGCTACTACGGGGTGGACGGGCGGCTGGACACCTGCATCACCCTGCGCACGGCGCTGCTGAAGGGCGGCCGCGCCTACTTCCAGGCCGGCGGCGGGGTGGTCGCCGACTCGGTCCCGAAGCTGGAGTACGAGGAGACCCGCAACAAGGCGCGGGCGATGGAGCGGGCGCTGGAGGTGGCCAGGAGCCCGCGGCTCTGGCTGGGCTGA
- the glmM gene encoding phosphoglucosamine mutase translates to MEPKERELAFGTDGVRGVANRGLLPEDALRLGLAAARRFGGTVVIGRDTRLSGGMLSSALAAGVASGGARALDLGVLPTPGAAALAARLGASAAGVVSASHNPYPDNGIKFLSGEGRKLPQRTERELERLARDPFPERPVAGGVGRVEALEDAPEMYAGAVLGALRPEVPGLRVLLDCANGAACAVAPRIFRELGVQLTVVGDAPDGTNINEGCGSTHIERLEVAGHDVAFAFDGDADRVLALDERGRVVDGDRIIAILARDLKERGRLGGGAVVTVMSNLGLLKALESLGIPCEVTPVGDRHVAEAMLRVGASVGGEQSGHIIVAEHATTGDGIVTALALLDVMARTGRSLSELAGVMEVYPQVLVNVRVERDGGAGRVAASGTVERAVEDARRELGERGRIVLRPSGTEPVVRVMVEHEDEEVCRRVCERVAGVVSREGGGG, encoded by the coding sequence TTGGAGCCCAAAGAAAGAGAGCTGGCCTTCGGGACCGACGGCGTGCGGGGGGTGGCCAACCGCGGGCTGCTCCCCGAGGACGCCCTCCGGCTGGGGCTCGCCGCCGCCCGGCGCTTCGGCGGGACGGTGGTCATCGGGCGGGACACCCGGCTCTCGGGGGGGATGCTGTCCTCGGCGCTGGCCGCGGGGGTGGCCAGCGGCGGCGCGCGGGCGCTGGACCTCGGGGTGCTGCCGACCCCCGGGGCGGCGGCGCTGGCGGCGCGCCTCGGGGCCTCGGCGGCGGGGGTGGTGAGCGCCTCCCACAACCCCTACCCGGACAACGGGATCAAGTTCCTCTCCGGCGAGGGGCGCAAGCTCCCGCAGCGGACGGAGCGGGAGCTCGAGCGGCTGGCGCGGGACCCCTTCCCCGAGAGGCCGGTCGCCGGGGGGGTGGGGAGGGTGGAGGCGCTGGAGGACGCGCCGGAGATGTACGCCGGGGCGGTGCTCGGGGCGCTGAGGCCGGAGGTGCCGGGGCTCAGGGTGCTCCTGGACTGCGCCAACGGGGCCGCCTGCGCGGTCGCCCCCCGGATCTTCCGGGAGCTCGGGGTCCAGCTCACCGTGGTCGGCGACGCCCCGGACGGGACCAACATAAACGAGGGGTGCGGCTCGACCCACATAGAGCGCCTGGAGGTCGCGGGCCACGACGTGGCCTTCGCCTTCGACGGTGACGCCGACCGCGTGCTGGCCCTCGACGAGCGGGGGAGGGTGGTGGACGGCGACAGGATCATCGCCATCCTCGCCCGCGACCTCAAGGAGCGCGGGCGGCTCGGGGGCGGGGCGGTGGTCACGGTCATGAGCAACCTGGGCCTCCTCAAGGCGCTCGAGTCGCTCGGGATACCCTGCGAGGTCACCCCGGTCGGGGACCGGCACGTCGCGGAGGCGATGCTGCGGGTTGGGGCCTCGGTGGGGGGCGAGCAGTCCGGGCACATCATCGTGGCGGAGCACGCCACGACGGGCGACGGGATCGTGACGGCGCTCGCCCTGCTGGACGTGATGGCCCGCACCGGGCGCAGCCTCTCCGAGCTCGCCGGGGTGATGGAGGTCTACCCGCAGGTGCTCGTCAACGTCCGGGTGGAGCGGGACGGCGGGGCCGGGCGGGTCGCCGCCTCCGGGACGGTGGAGAGGGCGGTCGAGGATGCCCGGAGGGAGCTCGGGGAGCGGGGGAGGATCGTGCTGCGGCCGAGCGGCACCGAGCCGGTTGTGCGGGTGATGGTGGAGCACGAGGACGAGGAGGTGTGCCGCAGGGTGTGCGAGAGGGTCGCCGGGGTGGTCTCGCGCGAGGGGGGCGGGGGGTGA
- a CDS encoding O-methyltransferase, translating to MDAGLLRRVEDYIEALFAPPDPALEAALEESRRAGLPEIQISPNQGRILQLLAALAGARRALEIGTLGGYSAIHLARALPEDGSLVSLEIEERHAEVARRNIERAGLGGRVEVRVGEARGLLSEMIRRGEGPFDAVFIDADKRGYPDYLELSLRLSRPGTLILADNLIRGGDVLEPRDEAACAVSRFNEMLARDRRLDATIVPLLRERLDGFAVARVTGL from the coding sequence GTGGACGCCGGGTTGCTGAGAAGGGTTGAGGACTACATAGAGGCTCTGTTCGCGCCGCCCGACCCGGCGCTCGAGGCGGCGCTCGAGGAGTCCCGGAGGGCCGGGCTGCCCGAGATCCAGATCTCTCCCAACCAGGGTAGGATCCTCCAGCTGCTCGCGGCGCTCGCCGGGGCCCGCCGGGCGCTGGAGATCGGGACGCTCGGCGGCTACAGCGCCATACACCTCGCCCGCGCCCTCCCCGAGGACGGCTCCCTCGTCTCGCTGGAGATAGAGGAGCGCCACGCGGAGGTGGCTCGCAGGAACATAGAGCGCGCCGGGCTCGGCGGCAGGGTGGAGGTGCGGGTCGGGGAGGCCCGCGGGCTCCTCTCCGAGATGATCCGGCGCGGCGAGGGGCCCTTCGACGCGGTGTTCATCGACGCGGACAAGAGGGGCTACCCCGACTACCTGGAGCTCTCCCTGCGGCTCTCCCGCCCCGGCACGCTCATTCTGGCGGACAACCTCATCCGCGGCGGGGACGTGCTCGAGCCCCGCGACGAGGCCGCCTGCGCCGTGAGCCGCTTCAACGAGATGCTCGCCCGCGACCGGCGGCTTGACGCCACCATAGTCCCCCTCCTCCGGGAGAGGCTCGACGGCTTCGCCGTGGCGCGGGTGACCGGATTGTGA
- the rplM gene encoding 50S ribosomal protein L13 yields MKSYMARPGEVERKWYVIDAEGKTLGRLAAEISRLLRGKNKPQYTPHVDVGDFVVVVNADKVEVTGRKAEQKVYRWHTGYPGGLRERSYRQMLRKRPEEILRQAVRGMMPKTRLARRQLKKLRIYAGPEHPHAGQTPEPYEVR; encoded by the coding sequence TTGAAGAGCTACATGGCACGGCCTGGAGAGGTCGAGAGAAAGTGGTATGTCATAGACGCCGAGGGCAAGACCCTCGGGCGGCTGGCGGCCGAGATCTCCCGGCTGCTGCGCGGCAAGAACAAGCCGCAGTACACCCCGCACGTGGACGTCGGGGACTTCGTGGTGGTGGTGAACGCCGACAAGGTGGAGGTCACCGGGCGCAAGGCCGAGCAGAAGGTCTACCGGTGGCACACCGGCTACCCCGGCGGGCTGCGGGAGCGGAGCTACCGGCAGATGCTCCGGAAGAGGCCGGAGGAGATACTGCGCCAGGCCGTGCGCGGCATGATGCCGAAGACGCGGCTGGCCCGCCGGCAGCTCAAGAAGCTCAGGATCTACGCGGGTCCCGAGCACCCGCACGCCGGACAGACCCCCGAGCCGTACGAGGTGAGGTAG
- the hisF gene encoding imidazole glycerol phosphate synthase subunit HisF, with amino-acid sequence MRIIPCLDVDRGRVVKGTRFENLRDAGDPVELAALYDREGADEIVFYDITASHERRGTAAALARRAAEEVFVPYTIGGGVRSVEDMRAMLRAGADKVSINTAAVKNPGLISEGAERFGSQCVVLSVDVKRREGGAGWEVYLNGGRINTGLDALEWLVEGERRGAGEFVLNSMDADGTETGYDLDLISEVASRTSLPIVASGGAGHPDHMVAAVEAGAGAVLAASIFHFGHYSIAEVKRRMAEAGVPVRWA; translated from the coding sequence GTGAGGATCATCCCGTGCCTCGACGTGGACCGGGGCCGGGTGGTCAAGGGGACGAGGTTCGAGAACTTGCGCGACGCCGGCGACCCGGTGGAGCTCGCCGCCCTCTACGACCGGGAGGGGGCCGACGAGATCGTCTTCTACGACATCACCGCCTCCCATGAGCGCCGCGGGACCGCCGCCGCGCTGGCCCGGCGCGCCGCCGAGGAGGTCTTCGTCCCCTACACCATAGGCGGGGGGGTGCGCAGCGTGGAGGACATGCGCGCGATGCTCCGCGCCGGGGCGGACAAGGTCTCCATCAACACCGCCGCCGTAAAGAACCCCGGCCTCATAAGCGAGGGGGCGGAGCGCTTCGGGAGCCAGTGCGTGGTGCTGAGCGTGGACGTCAAGCGCAGGGAGGGCGGGGCGGGCTGGGAGGTCTACCTCAACGGCGGGAGGATAAACACCGGGCTCGACGCCCTCGAGTGGCTCGTGGAGGGGGAGCGCCGTGGGGCGGGGGAGTTCGTCCTGAACAGCATGGACGCCGACGGGACGGAGACGGGCTATGATCTGGACCTGATCTCCGAGGTCGCCTCCAGGACCAGCCTCCCCATCGTGGCCTCCGGGGGGGCCGGGCACCCGGACCACATGGTGGCCGCCGTGGAGGCCGGGGCCGGGGCGGTGCTGGCGGCGAGCATCTTCCACTTCGGGCACTACAGCATAGCGGAGGTGAAGCGGCGGATGGCTGAGGCGGGGGTGCCGGTCCGGTGGGCGTGA
- a CDS encoding sulfatase family protein translates to MAPSRRKRRAALLLGALLVLSALLSCACGERRRGQGRAVGGPNIVLVVADDLDVRTAERLPRLRRLLADRGTSFENAFVTDALCCPSRATILRGQYAHNHGIRGNEPPRGGFERFRRLEGSTVATWLKAAGYRTAYFGKYMNGYGRSETRVPPGWDEWHAVAGNYLSSWYNDNGRVRYYSPALYNDTDLIAEKATSYLRRTAGRGAPFFVVLAPRAPHQPAVPPPRYADAFPEAPLPRGPSFDERDVSDKPRWVRDNPRLGRKKLEFLGSLYRRRLRSMLAVEDLVERLLRTLRESGQLENTYIFFTSDNGFHMGHHRLPEGKWTAYEEDIRVPLLVRGPGVPEGRVLPHLVLNNDLAPTFGRLGGARVPGYVDGRSLVLLLRRDPPSRHSWRSAFLVEAASHGESGRPGLVAVRTRGHLYVEYESGERELYDLRRDPHQLRNLYRRAPRGLVRDLKGRLEALADCSGEGCRAAEDGPGRDGGR, encoded by the coding sequence GTGGCTCCCTCTCGCCGGAAGAGGCGCGCCGCCCTCCTGCTCGGGGCGCTCCTGGTCCTCTCCGCTTTGCTTTCCTGCGCCTGCGGGGAGCGGCGCCGGGGGCAGGGGCGGGCGGTCGGCGGGCCGAACATCGTGCTTGTCGTGGCCGACGACCTCGACGTCCGGACCGCGGAGCGCCTGCCGCGCCTGCGCCGGCTCCTCGCCGACCGCGGGACGAGCTTCGAGAACGCCTTCGTGACGGACGCCCTGTGCTGCCCCTCGCGGGCGACGATCCTGCGCGGCCAGTACGCCCACAACCACGGGATCCGGGGCAACGAGCCCCCGCGCGGCGGCTTCGAGAGGTTCCGGCGGCTCGAGGGCTCGACGGTGGCCACCTGGCTGAAGGCCGCCGGTTACCGGACGGCGTACTTCGGCAAGTACATGAACGGCTACGGCAGGAGCGAGACCCGCGTGCCCCCGGGGTGGGACGAGTGGCACGCGGTGGCCGGGAACTACCTGAGCAGCTGGTACAACGATAACGGCCGCGTCCGCTACTACAGCCCCGCCCTCTACAACGACACCGACCTCATCGCCGAAAAGGCCACCTCTTACCTGAGGAGGACCGCCGGGAGGGGGGCGCCGTTCTTCGTGGTGCTGGCGCCGCGGGCCCCGCACCAGCCCGCCGTCCCGCCGCCCCGCTACGCGGACGCCTTCCCGGAGGCCCCCCTCCCCCGCGGCCCCTCCTTCGACGAGCGGGACGTCTCGGACAAGCCCCGCTGGGTGCGGGACAACCCCCGCCTGGGCCGAAAGAAGCTGGAGTTTCTGGGGTCGCTCTACCGGCGGCGGCTGCGCTCGATGCTCGCGGTGGAGGATCTGGTGGAGCGCCTGCTGCGCACCCTCCGCGAGAGCGGGCAGCTCGAGAACACCTACATCTTCTTCACCTCGGACAACGGCTTCCACATGGGCCACCACCGGCTGCCGGAGGGGAAGTGGACCGCCTACGAGGAGGACATCAGGGTTCCGCTCCTGGTGCGGGGGCCTGGGGTGCCCGAGGGACGGGTGCTCCCGCACCTGGTGCTGAACAACGACCTTGCGCCGACCTTTGGCCGGCTTGGGGGGGCGAGGGTTCCGGGGTATGTGGACGGGCGCTCTCTTGTTTTGCTGCTGCGGCGGGACCCTCCCTCCCGGCATAGCTGGCGCTCGGCCTTTCTTGTGGAGGCGGCCTCGCACGGGGAGTCGGGGAGGCCGGGGCTCGTGGCGGTGAGGACGCGCGGGCACCTGTACGTGGAGTACGAGAGCGGGGAGAGGGAGCTCTACGACCTGCGCCGCGACCCCCACCAGCTCCGGAACCTCTACCGGCGCGCCCCCCGGGGGCTCGTGCGGGACCTGAAGGGGCGGCTCGAGGCGCTCGCGGACTGCTCGGGGGAGGGATGCCGGGCGGCCGAGGACGGCCCGGGACGGGACGGGGGGCGCTAA
- the plsY gene encoding glycerol-3-phosphate 1-O-acyltransferase PlsY, translating into MLEVLLVLLGYVLGSVPTGILVGRAYGVDVRKVGSGNIGTANVMRAAGKGAAALTMLGDMLKGVAPVLLARALGAGPWVLAAVALAAVVGHCWPVFLRFRGGKGVATGAGTSIALAPPVGLGMFALWWVVALASRYTSLAAMVVTVVSPFAFLLSGQPLPYVLYTVVGGAAVLWRHRENARALLRGTERKFGGRSGGGG; encoded by the coding sequence ATGCTGGAGGTCCTTCTCGTCCTGCTGGGGTACGTCCTGGGCTCGGTGCCGACGGGGATACTCGTCGGGCGGGCCTACGGGGTGGACGTGCGCAAGGTGGGCAGCGGCAACATCGGGACGGCGAACGTCATGCGGGCCGCCGGCAAGGGGGCCGCCGCGCTCACCATGCTGGGGGACATGCTCAAGGGGGTGGCGCCGGTGCTCCTGGCGCGGGCGCTCGGCGCGGGCCCGTGGGTCCTGGCCGCGGTGGCGCTCGCGGCGGTCGTGGGGCACTGCTGGCCGGTGTTCTTGCGCTTCAGGGGCGGCAAGGGCGTGGCGACGGGGGCGGGCACCAGCATCGCGCTGGCCCCCCCGGTGGGGCTGGGGATGTTCGCGCTGTGGTGGGTGGTGGCGCTCGCCAGCCGCTACACCTCGCTCGCGGCCATGGTGGTGACCGTGGTGAGCCCCTTCGCTTTCCTGCTCTCCGGCCAGCCCCTGCCCTACGTGCTGTACACCGTGGTGGGCGGGGCGGCGGTGCTCTGGCGGCACCGGGAGAACGCGCGGGCCCTGCTGCGGGGCACGGAGCGCAAGTTCGGCGGCCGGTCCGGAGGGGGAGGTTGA
- a CDS encoding energy-coupling factor transporter transmembrane component T family protein → MTMVGGGSSIGQYYPAPSPLHALDPRAKLLAAAALVVGLFLVDSMAGMLLVLAAVGAAAAISRVPPGAFGRLLRPVLFIVALTALFQVLFSREGPLLVGWGPLEVHEGGVRTGVFLALRIALLVTSAALVTATTPPVALADAMEDLLSPLRRLRFPAHEMAMMMTIALRFIPTLDEEAQKIMRAQAARGADFSEGGVAGRLRAVLPVLVPLTVGAFRRADELAEAMESRGYRGGEGRTRYRELRFGWRDAAALGAAVLLTGGAAAL, encoded by the coding sequence ATGACGATGGTCGGCGGGGGGAGCAGCATCGGCCAGTACTACCCGGCACCCTCGCCGCTGCACGCCCTCGACCCGCGGGCCAAGCTGCTCGCCGCGGCCGCGCTGGTCGTGGGGCTGTTTTTGGTGGACTCCATGGCGGGGATGCTGCTCGTCCTCGCGGCGGTCGGGGCGGCCGCCGCCATCAGCCGGGTGCCGCCCGGGGCCTTCGGGCGGCTGCTGCGCCCGGTGCTGTTCATCGTGGCGCTCACCGCGCTCTTCCAGGTGCTCTTCTCGCGCGAGGGCCCGCTGCTGGTGGGCTGGGGGCCGCTCGAGGTGCACGAGGGGGGCGTGAGGACGGGGGTCTTTCTCGCGCTCCGGATAGCCCTGCTCGTCACCTCGGCGGCGCTGGTAACCGCCACCACCCCTCCGGTGGCGCTGGCCGACGCCATGGAAGATCTGCTCTCCCCGCTGCGGCGGCTGCGCTTCCCGGCGCACGAGATGGCCATGATGATGACCATAGCGCTGCGCTTCATCCCCACGCTCGACGAGGAGGCGCAGAAGATCATGCGCGCCCAGGCGGCCCGGGGGGCGGACTTCTCGGAGGGCGGGGTGGCGGGGCGGCTGCGGGCGGTGCTCCCCGTGCTGGTCCCGCTCACCGTGGGGGCCTTCCGGCGCGCCGACGAGCTGGCCGAGGCAATGGAGAGCCGGGGCTACCGCGGAGGGGAGGGGCGCACCCGCTACCGAGAGCTGCGCTTCGGCTGGCGGGACGCGGCGGCGCTCGGGGCGGCGGTCCTCCTTACGGGGGGTGCGGCGGCGCTGTGA
- the truA gene encoding tRNA pseudouridine(38-40) synthase TruA: MRLAGLVEYDGAGFSGWARQPGRRTVEGELSRALETVLRHPVRLTAAGRTDAGVHASGQVVSFDARDGTDPGTLAYKASAVLSEDVALRRCVAAPPGFDARRDAASRSYEYRIVNAPVRSPLRRRRAVHVGYRLDERLLGEAARRVLGVHDFRAFTPAKSHHVRFERAVSESRWERCGDLLVYRITADAFLYNMVRALVGTMLEVARGRRDLASFEELLGGARRAEGGPTAPARGLTLVRVRYAVEEVEEGLWTPGC, from the coding sequence GTGAGGCTCGCCGGGCTCGTCGAGTACGACGGCGCGGGCTTCTCCGGCTGGGCCCGCCAGCCGGGGCGTCGGACGGTCGAGGGGGAGCTCTCCCGGGCGCTCGAGACCGTCCTGCGCCACCCGGTGCGGCTCACGGCGGCGGGCAGGACCGACGCCGGGGTGCACGCCAGCGGGCAGGTCGTCTCCTTCGACGCGCGCGACGGCACCGACCCCGGGACCCTCGCCTACAAGGCGAGCGCCGTGCTTTCGGAGGACGTGGCCCTGCGCCGGTGCGTGGCGGCTCCCCCGGGCTTCGACGCCCGCCGCGACGCCGCGAGCCGCAGCTACGAGTACCGGATCGTCAACGCCCCGGTGCGGTCCCCGCTGCGCCGCCGCCGGGCGGTGCACGTGGGGTACCGCCTGGACGAGCGGCTTCTCGGGGAGGCCGCCCGGCGGGTGCTCGGGGTGCACGACTTCCGCGCCTTCACCCCCGCCAAGAGCCACCACGTGCGCTTCGAGCGCGCGGTGAGCGAGTCGCGGTGGGAGAGGTGCGGGGACCTGCTCGTCTACAGGATCACCGCGGACGCCTTTCTGTACAACATGGTGCGGGCTCTGGTGGGGACCATGCTCGAGGTGGCGCGGGGACGGCGGGATCTGGCATCCTTTGAGGAGCTGCTCGGGGGGGCCCGGCGCGCCGAGGGGGGGCCCACCGCCCCGGCGCGGGGCCTCACGCTCGTGCGGGTGCGCTACGCCGTGGAGGAGGTGGAGGAGGGGCTGTGGACGCCGGGTTGCTGA
- the rpsI gene encoding 30S ribosomal protein S9, with translation MAQTLYTGTGRRKTSVARVRVLPGDGRITVNGRPVEEYFPRVTHQRAVRAPLELLDAAGRYDVVAKIEGGGPTGQAEALRHGIARALAEESPEARGELKAAGLLTRDARAVERKKYGLKKARKRPQFSKR, from the coding sequence ATGGCACAGACGCTGTACACGGGAACCGGACGCCGCAAGACCTCCGTGGCCCGGGTGAGGGTCCTGCCGGGCGACGGCAGGATCACGGTGAACGGTCGCCCGGTGGAGGAGTATTTCCCCCGGGTGACCCACCAGCGGGCCGTGCGCGCCCCGCTGGAGCTGCTGGACGCCGCGGGCCGCTACGACGTCGTGGCCAAGATAGAGGGCGGAGGGCCCACCGGGCAGGCCGAGGCGCTGCGGCACGGCATAGCCCGGGCGCTGGCCGAGGAGTCGCCGGAGGCGAGGGGCGAGCTTAAGGCCGCCGGCCTGCTCACCCGGGACGCCCGGGCGGTGGAGCGCAAGAAGTACGGCCTCAAGAAGGCCCGCAAGCGCCCGCAGTTCTCCAAGCGCTAG